One window of Trifolium pratense cultivar HEN17-A07 linkage group LG5, ARS_RC_1.1, whole genome shotgun sequence genomic DNA carries:
- the LOC123883014 gene encoding plasma membrane ATPase 4-like isoform X1, with product MAAGEKGSISLDQIKNETVDLERIPIDEVFEQLKCTREGLSSTEGENRIQIFGPNKLEEKKESKFLKFLGFMWNPLSWVMEAAAIMAIALANGEGKPPDWQDFVGIVCLLVINSTISFIEENNAGNAAAALMAGLAPKTKVLRDGKWSEQEAAILVPGDIISIKLGDIIPADARLLEGDPLMVDQAALTGESLPVTRHPGQEVFSGSTCKQGEIEAVVIATGVHTFFGKAAHLVDSTNNVGHFQMVLKAIGNFCICSIAVGMLAEIIVMYPIQHRKYRDGIDNLLVLLIGGIPIAMPTVLSVTMAIGSHKLSQQGAITKRMTAIEEMAGMDVLCSDKTGTLTLNKLSVDRNLIEVFIKGVDKEHVILLAARAARTENQDAIDSAIVGMLADPKEARAGIREVHFLPFNPVDKRTALTYIDNDGNWHRASKGAPEQIMNLCNLREDAKKKVHGIIEKFAERGLRSLGVARQEIPEKTKESAGAPWQFVGLLSVFDPPRHDSAETIRRALHLGVNVKMITGDQLAIAKETGRRLGMGTNMYPSSTLLGQDKDANIAAIPVEELIEKADGFAGVFPEHKYEIVKKLQERKHICGMTGDGVNDAPALKKADIGIAVADATDAARGASDIVLTEPGLSVIISAVLTSRAIFQRMKNYTIYAVSITIRIVFGFMFIALIWKFDFSPFMILIIAILNDGTIMTISKDRVKPSPMPDSWKLKEIFATGVMLGGYLALMTVIFFWIVKDTKFFPERFGVRDIHDSNDELTAALYLQVSIVSQALIFVTRSRSWSYIERPGMLLMGAFLIAQLIATLIAVYANWGFARIQGIGWGWAGVIWLYSIVFYIPLDIIKFATRYVLSGKAWLNLLENKTAFTTKKDYGKEEREAQWAHAQRTLHGLQPPESSGIFNEKNSYRELSEIAEQAKRRAEVARLRELHTLKGHVESVVKLKGLDIDTIQQHYTV from the exons ATGGCCGCTGGTGAAAAGGGTTCAATCTCACTAGATCAGATCAAGAATGAGACTGTTGATTTG GAACGTATTCCAATTGACGAAGTTTTTGAGCAGTTGAAATGTACAAGAGAAGGTTTGTCCTCTACAGAAGGAGAAAACAGGATTCAAATATTTGGTCCAAACAAGctagaagaaaaaaag GAGAGCAAATTTCTCAAGTTTCTTGGGTTTATGTGGAATCCATTATCATGGGTGATGGAAGCTGCAGCTATAATGGCAATTGCTCTTGCAAATGGTGAAGGGAAGCCACCAGATTGGCAAGATTTTGTGGGAATTGTTTGCTTGTTGGTTATCAATTCCACAATCAGTTTTATTGAAGAAAACAATGCTGGTAATGCTGCTGCTGCTCTTATGGCTGGTCTTGCTCCTAAGACAAAG GTTCTTAGAGATGGAAAATGGAGTGAGCAAGAGGCTGCAATTCTAGTCCCAGGAGACATCATTAGCATCAAACTCGGTGACATTATACCAGCCGATGCTCGTCTTCTAGAAGGTGATCCTTTAATGGTTGATCAAGCAGCATTAACAGGAGAATCACTTCCAGTAACTAGACATCCAGGACAAGAAGTTTTCTCAGGCTCAACTTGCAAACAAGGAGAAATCGAAGCTGTTGTTATAGCAACCGGTGTCCACACATTCTTCGGAAAAGCAGCACATTTAGTTGACAGTACAAACAATGTTGGACATTTCCAAATGGTTCTCAAAGCAATTGGAAACTTTTgtatctgttccattgctgttGGTATGTTGGCTGAGATTATCGTCATGTATCCTATTCAACACCGCAAATATCGCGATGGAATTGACAACCTTTTAGTCCTTTTGATTGGTGGAATTCCAATTGCTATGCCAACTGTTTTGTCTGTTACAATGGCTATTGGTTCCCACAAACTTTCTCAGCAAGGTGCTATCACAAAAAGAATGACTGCTATCGAAGAAATGGCCGGCATGGATGTTCTTTGCAGTGACAAGACCGGAACACTTACTCTTAACAAATTGAGTGTCGATAGAAACTTGATTGAGGTGTTTATAAAGGGTGTCGATAAGGAACATGTCATCCTTCTTGCTGCTAGGGCTGCTCGAACTGAAAATCAGGATGCTATAGATTCTGCTATCGTTGGAATGCTTGCTGACCCTAAAGag GCGAGAGCCGGGATAAGAGAGGTGCATTTCTTGCCATTCAATCCTGTTGATAAGAGAACTGCTTTGACTTATATCGATAATGATGGAAATTGGCATAGAGCTAGCAAAGGTGCTCCTGAACAG ATCATGAACTTGTGTAACCTTAGGGAAGATGCTAAGAAGAAGGTTCATGGTATTATTGAAAAGTTTGCAGAAAGAGGACTACGTTCACTCGGAGTTGCTAGacag GAAATTCCTGAGAAAACAAAGGAAAGTGCTGGTGCTCCATGGCAATTTGTCGGTTTGTTGTCTGTGTTTGATCCTCCTCGCCATGACAGTGCTGAAACCATCCGTAGAGCTCTTCATCTCGGTGTAAATGTTAAGATGATTACAG GTGATCAACTGGCCATAGCTAAGGAAACTGGTAGGAGACTTGGTATGGGAACCAATATGTATCCATCTTCTACCTTGCTTGGTCAAGACAAAGATGCAAATATTGCCGCAATTCCAGTTGAAGAGCTGATTGAGAAAGCAGACGGATTTGCTGGAGTTTTTCCAG aacataaatatgaaattgTGAAGAAATTACAAGAGAGGAAGCACATTTGTGGAATGACTGGAGATGGTGTGAATGATGCTCCTGCATTGAAGAAAGCTGACATTGGAATTGCTGTCGCTGATGCCACCGATGCTGCACGAGGTGCTTCTGATATAGTCTTAACAGAACCTGGTTTGAGTGTTATCATCAGTGCAGTCTTGACAAGTAGAGCTATTTTCCAAAGAATGAAGAACTACACG ATCTATGCAGTGTCTATCACTATTCGTATAGTG TTTGGCTTCATGTTTATTGCATTGATATGGAAATTTGATTTCTCTCCattcatgattttgattattgcCATTTTAAATGACG GAACAATCATGACAATTTCAAAGGATAGAGTTAAGCCATCTCCAATGCCTGATAGCTGGAAACTGAAAGAAATCTTTGCAACTGGTGTCATGCTTGGAGGTTACTTGGCATTGATGACTGTGATATTTTTCTGGATAGTGAAAGACACTAAGTTCTTCCCT GAAAGATTTGGAGTTAGAGATATTCATGACAGTAATGATGAATTGACGGCTGCTTTGTATCTACAAGTTAGTATAGTTAGTCAGGCTTTGATCTTCGTAACTCGTTCGCGTAGCTGGTCTTATATCGAACGACCTGGAATGCTGTTAATGGGTGCTTTCCTCATTGCTCAACTG ATTGCTACATTAATAGCGGTATATGCCAACTGGGGCTTTGCAAGAATCCAAGGAATTGGTTGGGGTTGGGCAGGAGTCATCTGGCTCTATAGTATTGTCTTCTATATTCCTCTTGACATCATCAAGTTCGCCACTCGCTATGTCTTAAGCGGCAAAGCATGGCTAAATCTTCTAGAAAACAAG ACTGCCTTCACTACCAAGAAGGATTACGGTAAAGAAGAGAGGGAAGCTCAATGGGCTCATGCTCAACGGACACTTCATGGACTTCAACCACCAGAAAGTTCTGGAATCTTCAATGAGAAGAACAGTTATAGAGAGTTGTCTGAGATTGCTGAGCAGGCTAAGAGACGTGCCGAAGTTGCTAG GCTTCGCGAACTTCATACCCTTAAAGGACATGTTGAATCTGTTGTGAAGCTGAAAGGACTGGACATAGACACTATACAACAACATTACACTGTGTGA
- the LOC123883014 gene encoding plasma membrane ATPase 4-like isoform X2: MWNPLSWVMEAAAIMAIALANGEGKPPDWQDFVGIVCLLVINSTISFIEENNAGNAAAALMAGLAPKTKVLRDGKWSEQEAAILVPGDIISIKLGDIIPADARLLEGDPLMVDQAALTGESLPVTRHPGQEVFSGSTCKQGEIEAVVIATGVHTFFGKAAHLVDSTNNVGHFQMVLKAIGNFCICSIAVGMLAEIIVMYPIQHRKYRDGIDNLLVLLIGGIPIAMPTVLSVTMAIGSHKLSQQGAITKRMTAIEEMAGMDVLCSDKTGTLTLNKLSVDRNLIEVFIKGVDKEHVILLAARAARTENQDAIDSAIVGMLADPKEARAGIREVHFLPFNPVDKRTALTYIDNDGNWHRASKGAPEQIMNLCNLREDAKKKVHGIIEKFAERGLRSLGVARQEIPEKTKESAGAPWQFVGLLSVFDPPRHDSAETIRRALHLGVNVKMITGDQLAIAKETGRRLGMGTNMYPSSTLLGQDKDANIAAIPVEELIEKADGFAGVFPEHKYEIVKKLQERKHICGMTGDGVNDAPALKKADIGIAVADATDAARGASDIVLTEPGLSVIISAVLTSRAIFQRMKNYTIYAVSITIRIVFGFMFIALIWKFDFSPFMILIIAILNDGTIMTISKDRVKPSPMPDSWKLKEIFATGVMLGGYLALMTVIFFWIVKDTKFFPERFGVRDIHDSNDELTAALYLQVSIVSQALIFVTRSRSWSYIERPGMLLMGAFLIAQLIATLIAVYANWGFARIQGIGWGWAGVIWLYSIVFYIPLDIIKFATRYVLSGKAWLNLLENKTAFTTKKDYGKEEREAQWAHAQRTLHGLQPPESSGIFNEKNSYRELSEIAEQAKRRAEVARLRELHTLKGHVESVVKLKGLDIDTIQQHYTV, translated from the exons ATGTGGAATCCATTATCATGGGTGATGGAAGCTGCAGCTATAATGGCAATTGCTCTTGCAAATGGTGAAGGGAAGCCACCAGATTGGCAAGATTTTGTGGGAATTGTTTGCTTGTTGGTTATCAATTCCACAATCAGTTTTATTGAAGAAAACAATGCTGGTAATGCTGCTGCTGCTCTTATGGCTGGTCTTGCTCCTAAGACAAAG GTTCTTAGAGATGGAAAATGGAGTGAGCAAGAGGCTGCAATTCTAGTCCCAGGAGACATCATTAGCATCAAACTCGGTGACATTATACCAGCCGATGCTCGTCTTCTAGAAGGTGATCCTTTAATGGTTGATCAAGCAGCATTAACAGGAGAATCACTTCCAGTAACTAGACATCCAGGACAAGAAGTTTTCTCAGGCTCAACTTGCAAACAAGGAGAAATCGAAGCTGTTGTTATAGCAACCGGTGTCCACACATTCTTCGGAAAAGCAGCACATTTAGTTGACAGTACAAACAATGTTGGACATTTCCAAATGGTTCTCAAAGCAATTGGAAACTTTTgtatctgttccattgctgttGGTATGTTGGCTGAGATTATCGTCATGTATCCTATTCAACACCGCAAATATCGCGATGGAATTGACAACCTTTTAGTCCTTTTGATTGGTGGAATTCCAATTGCTATGCCAACTGTTTTGTCTGTTACAATGGCTATTGGTTCCCACAAACTTTCTCAGCAAGGTGCTATCACAAAAAGAATGACTGCTATCGAAGAAATGGCCGGCATGGATGTTCTTTGCAGTGACAAGACCGGAACACTTACTCTTAACAAATTGAGTGTCGATAGAAACTTGATTGAGGTGTTTATAAAGGGTGTCGATAAGGAACATGTCATCCTTCTTGCTGCTAGGGCTGCTCGAACTGAAAATCAGGATGCTATAGATTCTGCTATCGTTGGAATGCTTGCTGACCCTAAAGag GCGAGAGCCGGGATAAGAGAGGTGCATTTCTTGCCATTCAATCCTGTTGATAAGAGAACTGCTTTGACTTATATCGATAATGATGGAAATTGGCATAGAGCTAGCAAAGGTGCTCCTGAACAG ATCATGAACTTGTGTAACCTTAGGGAAGATGCTAAGAAGAAGGTTCATGGTATTATTGAAAAGTTTGCAGAAAGAGGACTACGTTCACTCGGAGTTGCTAGacag GAAATTCCTGAGAAAACAAAGGAAAGTGCTGGTGCTCCATGGCAATTTGTCGGTTTGTTGTCTGTGTTTGATCCTCCTCGCCATGACAGTGCTGAAACCATCCGTAGAGCTCTTCATCTCGGTGTAAATGTTAAGATGATTACAG GTGATCAACTGGCCATAGCTAAGGAAACTGGTAGGAGACTTGGTATGGGAACCAATATGTATCCATCTTCTACCTTGCTTGGTCAAGACAAAGATGCAAATATTGCCGCAATTCCAGTTGAAGAGCTGATTGAGAAAGCAGACGGATTTGCTGGAGTTTTTCCAG aacataaatatgaaattgTGAAGAAATTACAAGAGAGGAAGCACATTTGTGGAATGACTGGAGATGGTGTGAATGATGCTCCTGCATTGAAGAAAGCTGACATTGGAATTGCTGTCGCTGATGCCACCGATGCTGCACGAGGTGCTTCTGATATAGTCTTAACAGAACCTGGTTTGAGTGTTATCATCAGTGCAGTCTTGACAAGTAGAGCTATTTTCCAAAGAATGAAGAACTACACG ATCTATGCAGTGTCTATCACTATTCGTATAGTG TTTGGCTTCATGTTTATTGCATTGATATGGAAATTTGATTTCTCTCCattcatgattttgattattgcCATTTTAAATGACG GAACAATCATGACAATTTCAAAGGATAGAGTTAAGCCATCTCCAATGCCTGATAGCTGGAAACTGAAAGAAATCTTTGCAACTGGTGTCATGCTTGGAGGTTACTTGGCATTGATGACTGTGATATTTTTCTGGATAGTGAAAGACACTAAGTTCTTCCCT GAAAGATTTGGAGTTAGAGATATTCATGACAGTAATGATGAATTGACGGCTGCTTTGTATCTACAAGTTAGTATAGTTAGTCAGGCTTTGATCTTCGTAACTCGTTCGCGTAGCTGGTCTTATATCGAACGACCTGGAATGCTGTTAATGGGTGCTTTCCTCATTGCTCAACTG ATTGCTACATTAATAGCGGTATATGCCAACTGGGGCTTTGCAAGAATCCAAGGAATTGGTTGGGGTTGGGCAGGAGTCATCTGGCTCTATAGTATTGTCTTCTATATTCCTCTTGACATCATCAAGTTCGCCACTCGCTATGTCTTAAGCGGCAAAGCATGGCTAAATCTTCTAGAAAACAAG ACTGCCTTCACTACCAAGAAGGATTACGGTAAAGAAGAGAGGGAAGCTCAATGGGCTCATGCTCAACGGACACTTCATGGACTTCAACCACCAGAAAGTTCTGGAATCTTCAATGAGAAGAACAGTTATAGAGAGTTGTCTGAGATTGCTGAGCAGGCTAAGAGACGTGCCGAAGTTGCTAG GCTTCGCGAACTTCATACCCTTAAAGGACATGTTGAATCTGTTGTGAAGCTGAAAGGACTGGACATAGACACTATACAACAACATTACACTGTGTGA
- the LOC123885326 gene encoding uncharacterized protein LOC123885326, with protein sequence MDRTWMYNRVNDNRFGLKTEFVRGVKQFVKRTINRPIYLSEGGIRCPCVKCKCIKLNTPPMVRYHLYKHGFQPNYLIWTDHGEERPNIHKGGGSNSSGLVHNCQRKRKLQTKIGETSEDSAHEVDEAMRLQLSQKSIGSCSRGQVYDTADVSATLQHGSTSLTKQSQTPSTPPVSGWSPEEDRWTSRVEKTTHNTLVVTREAKEMAHYALVVAREANEGIQKVQNDFDCFKSEFIEHLEALERRQSDGASCSSGHSCSHPRYDDGDDLDDQSLDGNA encoded by the coding sequence ATGGATCGTACTTGGATGTATAATAGAGTAAATGATAATAGGTTTGGATTGAAAACTGAGTTTGTTCGTGGTGTTAAACAATTTGTGAAGAGGACTATCAATCGACCTATTTACTTATCTGAGGGAGGGATAAGGTGTCCGTGTGTAAAGTGCAAGTGCATCAAGTTAAATACTCCACCTATGGTCAGGTATCACTTATACAAGCATGGTTTTCAGCCAAACTATTTGATTTGGACTGATCATGGAGAAGAGAGGCCAAATATTCATAAAGGTGGTGGTTCAAATAGTAGTGGACTTGTGCATAATTGCCAACGTAAGAGGAAGCTCCAGACGAAGATTGGTGAAACCAGTGAAGATAGTGCGCATGAGGTGGATGAGGCAATGAGGCTTCAGTTGTCACAGAAGTCTATAGGGAGTTGTTCTCGTGGTCAGGTTTATGACACTGCTGACGTGTCTGCAACCCTCCAACATGGATCCACATCACTTACAAAACAATCTCAAACTCCTTCTACTCCTCCCGTGAGTGGTTGGTCTCCGGAAGAAGATAGGTGGACTAGCAGAGTTGAGAAGACAACTCACAACACACTAGTTGTGACTCGAGAAGCTAAAGAGATGGCTCACTATGCCCTAGTTGTGGCTCGAGAAGCTAATGAGGGCATACAAAAGGTACAAAATGATTTCGATTGCTTCAAGTCAGAGTTCATAGAGCACTTGGAGGCTTTGGAACGTCGTCAGTCAGATGGTGCATCATGTAGTTCCGGTCATTCTTGTTCACATCCTCGatatgatgatggtgatgatttGGACGACCAATCATTAGACGGTAATGCTTGA